The following coding sequences lie in one Synergistales bacterium genomic window:
- a CDS encoding DUF5940 domain-containing protein has translation MSRVAISGYSYCLNHTPELGLHYGNTPYMERRARGETDYLANLAGQLQSYEQARGYAPNQAYIGAMDLEELERRATPWHENRIDDAPRYGRYGEIMPEDEFLGLLDICDVFDLVWLEKAFAADVRARLEAHELVTDAMVGRLEAGRERGEITKEVEQHGGELLYCGGQVVGCCRKGHETDPSLDAHVLLENLAAKAGGVLALLHVVRNAGITPDEVDFIVECSEEAAGDMNQRGGGNFAKAIAEIAGCGNASGCDVRGFCAGPVNAMIAGASQVAAGARKNCVVLAGGAIPKLYMNSRDHVKKGLPPLEDCLGNLAVLLTPPDGTSPEMRLDAIGKHTVNAGASPQAVMGALVWEPLQEAGLSFTDVDRYAAELQIAEITLPAGAGDVPTANAKMIGALSVMKKQLEKKEIPTFVKERGVPGFAHTQGHIPSGVPFVGPAAEMIADGRMQRAMIIGKGSLFLARLTNLSDGASFMIEGPSAGSGAGGVTKEEVRELLLESLEELAANLRQKES, from the coding sequence ATGTCCCGGGTTGCCATCAGCGGCTATTCCTACTGTCTGAACCACACCCCCGAGCTGGGGCTGCACTACGGCAACACCCCCTATATGGAGCGCAGGGCCAGGGGCGAGACGGACTATCTCGCCAACCTCGCCGGACAGCTCCAGAGTTACGAGCAGGCCCGCGGCTATGCGCCGAACCAGGCCTACATCGGGGCGATGGACCTGGAGGAGCTGGAGAGGCGGGCTACGCCCTGGCATGAAAACCGGATCGACGACGCGCCGCGCTACGGCAGGTACGGCGAGATCATGCCGGAGGACGAGTTCCTCGGCCTGCTCGATATCTGTGACGTCTTCGACCTGGTCTGGCTGGAGAAGGCCTTCGCCGCCGACGTGCGGGCCAGGCTGGAGGCCCACGAGCTGGTCACCGACGCCATGGTGGGCCGTCTGGAAGCGGGCCGCGAACGCGGAGAGATCACCAAAGAGGTGGAACAGCACGGCGGCGAGCTCCTCTACTGCGGCGGCCAGGTGGTGGGCTGCTGCCGCAAGGGCCACGAGACGGACCCCTCGCTGGACGCCCACGTCCTGCTGGAGAACCTCGCCGCCAAGGCGGGCGGGGTGCTGGCCCTGCTGCACGTCGTCAGGAACGCGGGGATCACCCCCGACGAGGTGGACTTCATCGTGGAGTGCTCCGAGGAGGCCGCCGGCGACATGAACCAGCGGGGGGGCGGTAACTTCGCCAAGGCCATCGCCGAGATCGCCGGCTGCGGCAACGCCAGCGGCTGCGATGTCCGGGGCTTCTGCGCCGGTCCGGTGAACGCCATGATCGCCGGGGCCTCCCAGGTGGCCGCCGGGGCGCGGAAAAACTGTGTGGTCCTGGCCGGCGGGGCGATCCCCAAGCTCTACATGAACAGCCGCGACCACGTGAAGAAGGGCCTGCCTCCCCTGGAGGACTGCCTGGGCAACCTCGCCGTCCTCCTGACGCCCCCCGACGGGACGTCGCCGGAGATGCGTCTGGACGCCATCGGCAAGCACACCGTCAACGCCGGCGCCTCCCCGCAGGCCGTCATGGGCGCTCTGGTCTGGGAGCCGCTGCAGGAGGCGGGGCTTTCGTTCACCGATGTGGACCGCTACGCCGCGGAACTCCAGATCGCGGAGATCACCCTGCCCGCCGGGGCCGGCGACGTGCCCACGGCCAACGCCAAGATGATCGGCGCGCTGTCGGTGATGAAAAAGCAGCTGGAGAAAAAGGAGATCCCCACCTTTGTCAAGGAGCGCGGCGTGCCCGGCTTCGCCCACACCCAGGGGCACATCCCCTCGGGCGTGCCCTTCGTTGGGCCCGCGGCGGAGATGATCGCCGACGGCCGGATGCAGCGGGCCATGATCATCGGCAAGGGCAGCCTCTTCCTCGCCCGGCTGACCAATCTCTCCGACGGCGCCTCCTTCATGATCGAAGGCCCGTCCGCCGGGTCGGGAGCTGGCGGCGTCACCAAGGAGGAAGTCAGGGAGCTGCTGCTGGAATCGCTGGAGGAGCTCGCTGCCAACCTCCGGCAGAAGGAATCCTAG
- a CDS encoding glycine reductase, giving the protein MSAKKELIAEALGEIVEAARHGGPRVRIGLLSSGSEHGPEEMARGGRRAMQDNPGLEVVMIGPRVESFDDLAWVETPDCEADIAQGMERALEDGTVQGAVALHYPFPMGVATIGRVVTPAKGKPMILASTTGSSAVHRVEAMIRNALYGVAVARASGIPEPTVGILNVEGAQTVYRSLQKLVEAGYPMTFGSSVRRDGGAVLRGNDILAGAVDVCVTDTLTGNVLIKMFSAYSTGGSYEALGWGYGPSAGEGWDKVISIISRASGAPVIAGAVAFTAQAVRGNLPGLVKGELAAARKAGLDEELARAQPRQAAAGEEVTAPPREPTDEELHGVDVLAIEDAVRALWKASIYAESAMGCTGPVVKVNSRNVDKAAEALKEAGYL; this is encoded by the coding sequence ATGAGCGCGAAGAAGGAACTGATCGCCGAAGCCCTGGGGGAGATCGTCGAGGCGGCGCGGCACGGCGGGCCGCGGGTGCGCATCGGCCTGCTCTCTTCGGGCAGCGAACACGGGCCGGAGGAGATGGCCCGGGGCGGCCGCCGGGCCATGCAGGACAACCCCGGTCTGGAGGTTGTGATGATCGGCCCCCGGGTGGAGAGCTTTGACGACCTGGCCTGGGTTGAGACCCCGGACTGCGAGGCCGACATCGCCCAGGGGATGGAGCGAGCCCTGGAAGACGGTACCGTGCAGGGAGCGGTGGCTCTCCACTATCCCTTCCCCATGGGGGTGGCCACCATCGGCCGGGTGGTCACGCCGGCGAAGGGCAAGCCCATGATCCTCGCCTCCACCACCGGCAGCAGCGCTGTCCACCGGGTGGAGGCCATGATCCGCAACGCCCTCTACGGTGTGGCCGTTGCCAGGGCCTCGGGGATCCCCGAGCCCACGGTGGGGATCCTCAACGTGGAGGGCGCCCAGACGGTCTACCGGTCGCTGCAGAAGCTCGTGGAGGCCGGCTATCCCATGACCTTCGGCAGCAGCGTCCGCAGGGACGGCGGCGCCGTGCTGCGGGGCAACGACATCCTGGCCGGAGCGGTGGATGTCTGCGTCACCGACACCCTCACCGGCAACGTGCTGATCAAGATGTTCTCCGCATATTCCACCGGCGGCAGCTACGAGGCCCTGGGCTGGGGATACGGCCCCTCCGCCGGCGAAGGCTGGGACAAGGTGATCTCCATCATCTCCCGGGCCAGCGGCGCACCGGTGATCGCCGGCGCGGTGGCCTTCACCGCCCAGGCGGTGCGGGGCAACCTGCCCGGGCTGGTCAAGGGCGAGCTGGCCGCCGCGCGGAAGGCGGGCCTCGACGAGGAGCTGGCCAGGGCCCAGCCCAGGCAGGCGGCCGCCGGGGAGGAAGTGACGGCCCCGCCCAGAGAGCCCACCGACGAGGAGCTCCACGGTGTGGACGTGCTGGCCATCGAGGACGCCGTCCGGGCCCTCTGGAAGGCCTCCATCTACGCCGAGTCGGCAATGGGCTGCACCGGCCCGGTGGTGAAGGTCAACAGCCGCAACGTGGACAAGGCCGCCGAAGCCCTGAAGGAGGCGGGCTACCTCTAG
- a CDS encoding glycine/sarcosine/betaine reductase complex selenoprotein A, which translates to MGKLEGKKLLLLGERDGIPGPAMEACLKDTGAEIVFSATECFVUTAAGAMDLQNQQRVKDAAEKYGAENTVVVLGSSDAEGAEIYAETVSAGDPTFAGPLAGVQLGLPVYHMLEEEIRSEADQSAWEEQVSMMEMVLDSDAINQAVKGMREENSTATL; encoded by the coding sequence ATGGGCAAACTCGAGGGCAAGAAGCTGCTCCTTCTCGGAGAGCGTGACGGGATCCCCGGTCCCGCCATGGAGGCCTGTCTCAAGGATACAGGCGCCGAGATCGTCTTTTCGGCGACGGAGTGCTTCGTCTGAACCGCCGCAGGTGCCATGGATCTGCAGAACCAGCAGCGGGTGAAGGATGCCGCGGAGAAGTACGGTGCGGAGAACACCGTTGTCGTGCTCGGCTCGTCCGACGCCGAAGGCGCGGAGATCTACGCCGAGACCGTTTCCGCCGGCGACCCCACCTTTGCAGGTCCACTGGCCGGAGTCCAGTTGGGACTCCCTGTCTACCACATGCTCGAAGAGGAGATCCGTTCCGAAGCGGACCAGTCCGCCTGGGAGGAACAGGTATCCATGATGGAGATGGTTCTGGACAGCGACGCGATCAACCAGGCCGTCAAGGGAATGCGCGAGGAGAACAGCACCGCCACCCTCTAG
- a CDS encoding GrdX family protein: MLVVTNNPIVIQELGERAQVVEGDVTAVLEHAWKEVRSGRWRLAGSPLPPNRRLMESPYRSVVLEAAGRSGLDRRGLEALRKAMAAQEKLPHKVLPEDAPGEFARMDREFLKSFF, from the coding sequence GTGCTTGTGGTCACCAACAATCCGATTGTCATTCAGGAGCTCGGGGAGAGGGCTCAGGTTGTGGAGGGCGACGTGACGGCGGTGCTGGAGCACGCCTGGAAGGAGGTCCGCAGCGGCCGGTGGCGGCTCGCCGGCAGCCCGCTGCCGCCCAACCGGCGGCTCATGGAGTCTCCCTACCGCTCGGTAGTGCTGGAGGCCGCCGGGAGGTCCGGTCTGGACCGCCGGGGGCTGGAGGCGCTCCGCAAGGCCATGGCAGCCCAGGAGAAGCTGCCGCACAAGGTTCTCCCCGAGGACGCTCCGGGCGAGTTCGCCAGAATGGACCGCGAATTCCTGAAAAGCTTTTTCTGA